Proteins encoded in a region of the Nicotiana tomentosiformis chromosome 9, ASM39032v3, whole genome shotgun sequence genome:
- the LOC104102567 gene encoding uncharacterized protein, giving the protein MDGKSSPTKFCIVLAFLLYVSAFQLMANEEVKSTELNVLQLSLSKDFDAEKLIQVVATRDGPFYFSRPRKFGFCLYTRCCKTDDDCIGAKCGPKCYPNVYPCNLGSSPGYCDA; this is encoded by the exons ATGGATGGCAAGAGTTCTCCAACGAAATTTTGTATTGTTCTAGCCTTCTTGCTTTATGTATCTG CTTTTCAACTTATGGCGAATGAGGAGGTCAAGTCAACTGAGTTGAATGTTTTACAACTTTCGTTATCAAAAGATTTTGATGCAGAAAAACTGATCCAAGTTGTTGCGACTCGCGATG GACCATTCTATTTTAGTCGTCCGAGAAAGTTTGGATTTTGTTTGTACACTAGGTGTTGTAAGACCGACGACGACTGTATTGGTGCAAAATGTGGCCCCAAGTGTTACCCTAATGTCTATCCTTGTAATCTTGGCAGCAGCCCTGGCTACTGTGATgcataa